The following are encoded together in the Tripterygium wilfordii isolate XIE 37 chromosome 3, ASM1340144v1, whole genome shotgun sequence genome:
- the LOC119987106 gene encoding uncharacterized protein LOC119987106 yields MSTRPQIVIRPSYTNRRSLLLHSHSSSVSTCSSRSRIAEVAGGTTAECAAICCCCTCGLVNLLLLPIYKVPAGLCRRARRKKRLQRLMTKKDLLPPGNRRCQCGFNDTELEIHPFCREEEEFQKRTTSKEEEMAVEELEKEMLARFYGGGFWRSPSQR; encoded by the coding sequence ATGTCAACTCGGCCGCAAATTGTTATACGACCGTCCTACACGAACAGGCGGTCCCTGCTGCTGCACAGCCACTCGTCGTCGGTGTCAACTTGCAGCAGCAGATCGCGAATTGCGGAGGTAGCGGGAGGAACGACGGCGGAGTGCGCCGCGATTTGTTGTTGCTGTACTTGCGGTCTTGTGAATCTACTTTTGTTGCCTATTTACAAGGTTCCGGCGGGGCTGTGCCGGCGAGCTAGGAGGAAGAAGCGTCTGCAGCGGCTGATGACAAAGAAGGACCTGCTTCCGCCTGGAAACAGGCGGTGCCAGTGCGGCTTCAATGATACGGAGTTAGAAATTCACCCGTTCTGTCGAGAGGAAGAAGAGTTTCAGAAAAGGACGACGTcgaaggaggaggagatggcGGTGGAGGAGCTGGAGAAAGAAATGTTGGCCAGGTTTTACGGTGGTGGATTCTGGAGAAGTCCATCACAAAGATAA
- the LOC119995246 gene encoding uncharacterized protein LOC119995246, with protein MESMGVGFMAVFAVSGSVVLIARQLHKRLVSDFMKKIEFELTGSARCNGGRKVKFAEDVMEPSSNNKEYRRRPYLMRSVKGGGDEDEVLLVMEDKDSQNVKVKDKMPPNWQILYEGKYKALQSYNV; from the exons ATGGAATCCATGGGAGTCGGATTCATGGCAGTGTTTGCTGTTTCAGGAAGCGTAGTTCTCATTGCTCGTCAACTCCATAAGCGACTCGTCTCCGATTTcatgaagaaaattgaattCGAATTGACTG GGTCAGCGAGATGCAATGGAGGGAGGAAGGTGAAATTCGCTGAGGATGTGATGGAGCCATCGTCAAATAACAAGGAGTACAGGAGGAGACCATACCTGATGAGGTCGGTGAAAGGTGGCGGTGATGAGGATGAGGTATTGTTGGTCATGGAAGATAAGGACAGTCAGAATGTCAAGGTGAAGGACAAAATGCCTCCTAATTGGCAAATTTTGTATGAAGGGAAATATAAAGCCCTTCAAAGTTACAATGTTTGA
- the LOC119995245 gene encoding sucrose-phosphatase 1-like isoform X3: protein MFFKDVPNKRSINFADLVSSKRQSVSGDKIVMDRLNASARLMIVSDLDHTMVDHHDPENLSLLRFNALWEANYRHDSLLVFSTGRSPTLYKQLRKEKPMLTPDITIMSVGTEITYGNSMVPDNGWVEVLNQKWDKNIVKEEASKLSELTLQSETEQRPHKVSFYVDKDKAQAVMKGLSELLEKRGLDVKIIYSGGMDLDILPQGAGKGQALAYLHKKFRTEGIQPTNTLVCGDSGNDAELFSIPEVYGVMCPSGVHVHPCGFELSLQECINKMRSLYGDKQGQKFRVWVDRVLPTQIGSDTWMVKFDKWELSGEERHCCMTTTIVSSKADSFTWKHVHQTWLEGSGTTEGASWLF, encoded by the exons ATGTTTTTCAAAGATGTTCCAAACAAACGGAGCATTAATTTCGCTGATTTAGTTTCCTCGAAGCGCCAATCAGTCA GTGGGGATAAAATAGTCATGGATCGGCTAAATGCTTCTGCTCGCCTCATGATAGTTTCTGATCTTGATCATACGATG GTTGATCATCATGATCCTGAGAACCTCTCTCTTCTTCGGTTTAATGCTTTATGGGAAGCTAATTATCGTCACGATTCCCTTCTTGTTTTCTCGACTGGAAGGTCCCCTACACTTTACAAACAGTTGAGGAAAGAGAAACCTATGCTAACCCCAGATATAACCATAATGTCTGTGGGAACAGAGATAACATATGGTAACTCAATGGTGCCAGACAATGGTTGGGTTGAGGTTCTGAATCAGAAATGGGATAAGAACATCGTCAAAGAGGAAGCAAGCAAATTATCTGAACTTACTCTTCAG TCAGAGACAGAGCAACGACCTCACAAGGTTAGCTTCTATGTGGATAAAGATAAGGCCCAGGCTGTGATGAAGGGACTTTCAGAGCTATTAGAAAAACGTGGG TTGgatgttaaaataatatatagtgGAGGAATGGATCTGGATATATTACCACAGGGTGCAGGCAAAGGTCAAGCTCTTGCATATTTGCATAAGAAATTTAGGACCGAGGGGATACAACCAACTAACACTCTTGTTTGCGGCGACTCGGGAAATGATGCTGAACTATTTAGCATTCCTGAAGTATATGGTGTCATG TGTCCATCTGGTGTTCATGTCCATCCATGTGGTTTTGAGCTGTCTCTTCAGGAATGCATAAACAAAATGAGAAGTTTATATGGAGACAAACAAGGACAGAAGTTCCGGGTCTGGGTGGATCGTGTACTTCCTACACAAATTGGTTCTGATACGTGGATGGTAAAATTTGATAAGTGGGAATTATCAG GTGAGGAGCGCCATTGTTGCATGACTACCACTATAGTTAGTTCAAAG GCAGACAGTTTCACTTGGAAGCATGTGCATCAGACATGGCTGGAAGGATCAGGAACCACAGAGGGTGCAAGCTGGCTTTTCTAG
- the LOC119995245 gene encoding sucrose-phosphatase 2-like isoform X1, whose translation MFFKDVPNKRSINFADLVSSKRQSVSGDKIVMDRLNASARLMIVSDLDHTMVDHHDPENLSLLRFNALWEANYRHDSLLVFSTGRSPTLYKQLRKEKPMLTPDITIMSVGTEITYGNSMVPDNGWVEVLNQKWDKNIVKEEASKLSELTLQSETEQRPHKVSFYVDKDKAQAVMKGLSELLEKRGLDVKIIYSGGMDLDILPQGAGKGQALAYLHKKFRTEGIQPTNTLVCGDSGNDAELFSIPEVYGVMVSNAQEELLQWHAENAKNNQKIIHATERCAAGIIQAIGHFGLGPNTSLRDIADLSDHKLEKFNPGHEVVKFYLFYERWRRAEVDNSEMYLAALGASCCPSGVHVHPCGFELSLQECINKMRSLYGDKQGQKFRVWVDRVLPTQIGSDTWMVKFDKWELSGEERHCCMTTTIVSSKADSFTWKHVHQTWLEGSGTTEGASWLF comes from the exons ATGTTTTTCAAAGATGTTCCAAACAAACGGAGCATTAATTTCGCTGATTTAGTTTCCTCGAAGCGCCAATCAGTCA GTGGGGATAAAATAGTCATGGATCGGCTAAATGCTTCTGCTCGCCTCATGATAGTTTCTGATCTTGATCATACGATG GTTGATCATCATGATCCTGAGAACCTCTCTCTTCTTCGGTTTAATGCTTTATGGGAAGCTAATTATCGTCACGATTCCCTTCTTGTTTTCTCGACTGGAAGGTCCCCTACACTTTACAAACAGTTGAGGAAAGAGAAACCTATGCTAACCCCAGATATAACCATAATGTCTGTGGGAACAGAGATAACATATGGTAACTCAATGGTGCCAGACAATGGTTGGGTTGAGGTTCTGAATCAGAAATGGGATAAGAACATCGTCAAAGAGGAAGCAAGCAAATTATCTGAACTTACTCTTCAG TCAGAGACAGAGCAACGACCTCACAAGGTTAGCTTCTATGTGGATAAAGATAAGGCCCAGGCTGTGATGAAGGGACTTTCAGAGCTATTAGAAAAACGTGGG TTGgatgttaaaataatatatagtgGAGGAATGGATCTGGATATATTACCACAGGGTGCAGGCAAAGGTCAAGCTCTTGCATATTTGCATAAGAAATTTAGGACCGAGGGGATACAACCAACTAACACTCTTGTTTGCGGCGACTCGGGAAATGATGCTGAACTATTTAGCATTCCTGAAGTATATGGTGTCATG gttagcAATGCTCAAGAAGAATTGCTGCAGTGGCATGCTGAAAATGCCAAGAATAACCAAAAAATAATCCACGCAACTGAGAGATGTGCTGCTGGGATCATACAAGCAATTGGCCATTTTGGTCTTGGTCCAAATACTTCTTTAAGAGATATTGCAGACCTATCTGACCATAAACTCGAGAAATTTAACCCTGGTCATGAGGTAGTTAAATTTTACTTGTTCTATGAGAGATGGAGGCGTGCAGAGGTTGATAATTCTGAGATGTATTTGGCAGCTCTCGGAGCTTCTTGT TGTCCATCTGGTGTTCATGTCCATCCATGTGGTTTTGAGCTGTCTCTTCAGGAATGCATAAACAAAATGAGAAGTTTATATGGAGACAAACAAGGACAGAAGTTCCGGGTCTGGGTGGATCGTGTACTTCCTACACAAATTGGTTCTGATACGTGGATGGTAAAATTTGATAAGTGGGAATTATCAG GTGAGGAGCGCCATTGTTGCATGACTACCACTATAGTTAGTTCAAAG GCAGACAGTTTCACTTGGAAGCATGTGCATCAGACATGGCTGGAAGGATCAGGAACCACAGAGGGTGCAAGCTGGCTTTTCTAG
- the LOC119995245 gene encoding sucrose-phosphatase 2-like isoform X2, with protein sequence MDRLNASARLMIVSDLDHTMVDHHDPENLSLLRFNALWEANYRHDSLLVFSTGRSPTLYKQLRKEKPMLTPDITIMSVGTEITYGNSMVPDNGWVEVLNQKWDKNIVKEEASKLSELTLQSETEQRPHKVSFYVDKDKAQAVMKGLSELLEKRGLDVKIIYSGGMDLDILPQGAGKGQALAYLHKKFRTEGIQPTNTLVCGDSGNDAELFSIPEVYGVMVSNAQEELLQWHAENAKNNQKIIHATERCAAGIIQAIGHFGLGPNTSLRDIADLSDHKLEKFNPGHEVVKFYLFYERWRRAEVDNSEMYLAALGASCCPSGVHVHPCGFELSLQECINKMRSLYGDKQGQKFRVWVDRVLPTQIGSDTWMVKFDKWELSGEERHCCMTTTIVSSKADSFTWKHVHQTWLEGSGTTEGASWLF encoded by the exons ATGGATCGGCTAAATGCTTCTGCTCGCCTCATGATAGTTTCTGATCTTGATCATACGATG GTTGATCATCATGATCCTGAGAACCTCTCTCTTCTTCGGTTTAATGCTTTATGGGAAGCTAATTATCGTCACGATTCCCTTCTTGTTTTCTCGACTGGAAGGTCCCCTACACTTTACAAACAGTTGAGGAAAGAGAAACCTATGCTAACCCCAGATATAACCATAATGTCTGTGGGAACAGAGATAACATATGGTAACTCAATGGTGCCAGACAATGGTTGGGTTGAGGTTCTGAATCAGAAATGGGATAAGAACATCGTCAAAGAGGAAGCAAGCAAATTATCTGAACTTACTCTTCAG TCAGAGACAGAGCAACGACCTCACAAGGTTAGCTTCTATGTGGATAAAGATAAGGCCCAGGCTGTGATGAAGGGACTTTCAGAGCTATTAGAAAAACGTGGG TTGgatgttaaaataatatatagtgGAGGAATGGATCTGGATATATTACCACAGGGTGCAGGCAAAGGTCAAGCTCTTGCATATTTGCATAAGAAATTTAGGACCGAGGGGATACAACCAACTAACACTCTTGTTTGCGGCGACTCGGGAAATGATGCTGAACTATTTAGCATTCCTGAAGTATATGGTGTCATG gttagcAATGCTCAAGAAGAATTGCTGCAGTGGCATGCTGAAAATGCCAAGAATAACCAAAAAATAATCCACGCAACTGAGAGATGTGCTGCTGGGATCATACAAGCAATTGGCCATTTTGGTCTTGGTCCAAATACTTCTTTAAGAGATATTGCAGACCTATCTGACCATAAACTCGAGAAATTTAACCCTGGTCATGAGGTAGTTAAATTTTACTTGTTCTATGAGAGATGGAGGCGTGCAGAGGTTGATAATTCTGAGATGTATTTGGCAGCTCTCGGAGCTTCTTGT TGTCCATCTGGTGTTCATGTCCATCCATGTGGTTTTGAGCTGTCTCTTCAGGAATGCATAAACAAAATGAGAAGTTTATATGGAGACAAACAAGGACAGAAGTTCCGGGTCTGGGTGGATCGTGTACTTCCTACACAAATTGGTTCTGATACGTGGATGGTAAAATTTGATAAGTGGGAATTATCAG GTGAGGAGCGCCATTGTTGCATGACTACCACTATAGTTAGTTCAAAG GCAGACAGTTTCACTTGGAAGCATGTGCATCAGACATGGCTGGAAGGATCAGGAACCACAGAGGGTGCAAGCTGGCTTTTCTAG
- the LOC119986450 gene encoding prolycopene isomerase, chloroplastic-like: MELGFRNTLTGNIGNNFLSGARIGGRSQTHHDAIVIGVGIGGLVAATQLAVKGARVLVLEKYVIPGGSYGFYQREGYTFDVGHLSCLVSAISLLSSPKCWRESLQVYKRS; the protein is encoded by the exons ATGGAATTAGGTTTTCGTAATACCTTAACTGGAAATATTGGCAACAATTTTCTGTCTGGTGCCAGGATTGGGGGTCGTAGTCAGACGCATCACGATGCCATCGTTATTGGTGTTGGGATTGGAGGGCTGGTGGCCGCAACACAGCTGGCGGTAAAGGGAGctagggttttggttttggaaaaGTATGTCATTCCTGGAGGAAGCTATGGCTTCTATCAGAGGGAGGGATACACTTTTGATGTGGGTCATCTTTCATGTTTGGTTTCAGCGATAAG CCTATTATCTTCCCCAAAATGCTGGAGAGAGAGCTTGCAAGTATATAAAAGATCCTGA
- the LOC119994522 gene encoding ABC transporter G family member 22-like isoform X1, translated as MEKQSLSGLARTMSDQLVEKVAAAFKSPPTASDVTGGGGSDGGSTLSRKSSKQVLVPASPSRGGKNAHIRKSRSAQLKFEVDELSSGAALSRASSASLGLSFSFTGFTMPPEDVADSKPFSDDDIPEDIEAGTQREKFQTEPTLPIYLKFKDVTYKVIIRGMTMTAEKEILNGITGSVNPGEVLALMGPSGSGKTTLLNLLGGRLSHENNVGGSITYNDQKYSKFLKSRVGFVTQDDILYPHLTVKETLTYAARLRLPNTLTKEQKEKRAIDVILELGLERCQDTMIGGSFVRGVSGGERKRVCIGIEIIINPSLLFLDEPTSGLDSTTALRIVQVLQDIAEAGKTVVTTIHQPSSRLFHKFDKLILLGKGSLLYFGKASEAMPYFSSIGCNPLLSMNPAEFLIDLANGNIIDISIPSELEDRVQMGHSETEIQNGKPSPAVVHEYLVEAYETRVAENEKKKLMDPIPLDEEVKAKVSSPKRVWGASWRQQYSILFCRGIKERRHEYLSWLRITQVLATATILGLLWWHSDCDNRNDLLDQAGLLFFISVFWGFFPIFTAIFAFPQERAMLKKERAADMYRLSAYFIARTTSDLPLDLLLPTLFLLVVYFMTNLRLSAGPFFLTMLTVFLCILAAQGLGLAIGAILMDMKKATTLASVTVMTFMLAGGYFVKEVPVFVSWIRYVSFNYHTYKLLLKVQYEPITPSVNGTRIDSGVTEVGALVAMVFGYRLLAYLSLRRMSLQG; from the exons ATGGAGAAACAAAGCTTGTCCGGATTGGCGAGAACAATGTCCGACCAATTGGTGGAGAAGGTGGCGGCGGCATTCAAGTCACCGCCGACGGCAAGCGACGTGACCGGTGGCGGGGGGTCAGATGGTGGCAGTACACTGTCGAGGAAGTCTAGCAAACAAGTGTTGGTACCGGCTTCGCCGAGTCGTGGTGGCAAGAACGCTCACATTAGGAAGTCGAGGAGTGCACAATTGAAGTTTGAGGTGGATGAGCTGAGTAGCGGCGCGGCTCTTAGCCGAGCATCCAGTGCTAGCTTGGGCCTCTCGTTCTCCTTCACCGGCTTCACCATGCCGCCCGAGGATGTCGCGGATTCGAAGCCGTTCAGCGACGATGATATTC CTGAAGATATTGAAGCAGGAACACAGAGGGAAAAGTTTCAGACAGAACCAACATTGCCAATATACCTGAAG TTCAAAGATGTTACTTACAAGGTGATTATCAGAGGAATGACCATGACAGCTGAGAAAGAGATCTTGAATGGAATTACTGGCTCAGTGAATCCAGGTGAAGTTTTGGCTCTCATGGGACCTTCAGGAAGTGGAAAGACAACACTCCTAAACCTGCTAGGTGGGAGGTTAAGTCATGAGAACAATGTTGGTGGTTCAATTACTTACAATGACCAGAAATATTCCAAATTTCTCAAGAGTAG GGTAGGCTTTGTCACTCAAGACGACATTCTGTATCCTCACCTAACAGTAAAGGAAACACTGACATATGCAGCACGACTCCGACTTCCCAACACATTGACAAAAGAGCAAAAGGAAAAACGCGCAATAGATGTTATCCTCGAGCTGGGCTTAGAGAG GTGCCAAGACACTATGATTGGTGGCTCTTTCGTTCGTGGAGTATCAGGAGGAGAGAGGAAAAGGGTTTGTATAGGCATTGAGATCATAATCAACccttcacttttgtttcttgacgAGCCAACCTCTGGCTTGGACTCTACCACTGCTTTGAGGATTGTTCAGGTGTTGCAAGACATAGCAGAG GCAGGGAAAACGGTGGTGACGACCATCCACCAGCCATCAAGTAGACTCTTCCACAAATTTGACAAGTTGATCCTCCTTGGGAAGGGGAGTTTGCTCTATTTTGGAAAAGCGTCGGAAGCAATGCCTTATTTTTCATCAATAGGATGCAATCCTCTACTTTCCATGAATCCAGCCGAGTTCTTGATAGACCTGGCCAACGGAAACATCATTGATATCTCCATACCATCCGAATTAGAGGACAGAGTGCAAATGGGGCATTCAGAGACTGAAATACAAAATGGGAAGCCATCTCCAGCAGTTGTGCATGAG TACTTAGTGGAGGCATATGAGACAAGAGTTGCAGAAAATGAGAAGAAGAAACTTATGGATCCCATTCCCCTTGATGAAGAAGTGAAGGCAAAGGTTTCTTCACCAAAGAGAGTATGGGGAGCAAGCTGGAGGCAACAATATTCCATATTATTCTGTAGAGGAATCAAAGAAAGGCGGCATGAATACCTTAGCTGGCTGAGAATCACCCAAGTCCTCGCTACAGCAACTATCTTGGGATTACTTTGGTGGCACTCAGATTGTGATAACCGCAACGACCTTCTAGATCAG GCAGGGCTGCTTTTCTTCATTTCTGTTTTTTGGGGATTTTTTCCCATCTTCACTGCAATTTTTGCCTTTCCTCAAGAGAGGGCAATGCTGAAGAAGGAACGTGCAGCTGATATGTACAGGCTAAGCGCATACTTCATAGCTAGGACTACCAGTGACCTTCCACTTGACCTGTTACTACCAACACTTTTCCTTCTGGTGGTCTACTTTATGACCAATTTGAGATTGAGTGCTGGACCCTTTTTCCTTACCATGCTAACAGTTTTCCTCTGCATCTTAGCAGCTCAG GGACTGGGACTAGCAATTGGGGCTATATTGATGGACATGAAGAAGGCCACAACTCTGGCTTCTGTAACAGTGATGACCTTCATGCTGGCTGGTGGATACTTTGTTAAG GAAGTTCCGGTTTTTGTATCTTGGATCCGCTATGTATCCTTCAACTACCACACTTACAAGCTCCTTCTTAAGGTGCAGTATGAACCCATCACGCCCTCTGTAAATGGGACAAGAATAGACAGTGGTGTAACAGAGGTTGGTGCACTGGTAGCAATGGTTTTTGGCTACCGTTTATTGGCATACCTTTCCTTGAGAAGGATGAGCTTGCAAGGATAA
- the LOC119994522 gene encoding ABC transporter G family member 22-like isoform X2, whose translation MKVVNRPAEDIEAGTQREKFQTEPTLPIYLKFKDVTYKVIIRGMTMTAEKEILNGITGSVNPGEVLALMGPSGSGKTTLLNLLGGRLSHENNVGGSITYNDQKYSKFLKSRVGFVTQDDILYPHLTVKETLTYAARLRLPNTLTKEQKEKRAIDVILELGLERCQDTMIGGSFVRGVSGGERKRVCIGIEIIINPSLLFLDEPTSGLDSTTALRIVQVLQDIAEAGKTVVTTIHQPSSRLFHKFDKLILLGKGSLLYFGKASEAMPYFSSIGCNPLLSMNPAEFLIDLANGNIIDISIPSELEDRVQMGHSETEIQNGKPSPAVVHEYLVEAYETRVAENEKKKLMDPIPLDEEVKAKVSSPKRVWGASWRQQYSILFCRGIKERRHEYLSWLRITQVLATATILGLLWWHSDCDNRNDLLDQAGLLFFISVFWGFFPIFTAIFAFPQERAMLKKERAADMYRLSAYFIARTTSDLPLDLLLPTLFLLVVYFMTNLRLSAGPFFLTMLTVFLCILAAQGLGLAIGAILMDMKKATTLASVTVMTFMLAGGYFVKEVPVFVSWIRYVSFNYHTYKLLLKVQYEPITPSVNGTRIDSGVTEVGALVAMVFGYRLLAYLSLRRMSLQG comes from the exons ATGAAAGTTGTTAACAGACCAG CTGAAGATATTGAAGCAGGAACACAGAGGGAAAAGTTTCAGACAGAACCAACATTGCCAATATACCTGAAG TTCAAAGATGTTACTTACAAGGTGATTATCAGAGGAATGACCATGACAGCTGAGAAAGAGATCTTGAATGGAATTACTGGCTCAGTGAATCCAGGTGAAGTTTTGGCTCTCATGGGACCTTCAGGAAGTGGAAAGACAACACTCCTAAACCTGCTAGGTGGGAGGTTAAGTCATGAGAACAATGTTGGTGGTTCAATTACTTACAATGACCAGAAATATTCCAAATTTCTCAAGAGTAG GGTAGGCTTTGTCACTCAAGACGACATTCTGTATCCTCACCTAACAGTAAAGGAAACACTGACATATGCAGCACGACTCCGACTTCCCAACACATTGACAAAAGAGCAAAAGGAAAAACGCGCAATAGATGTTATCCTCGAGCTGGGCTTAGAGAG GTGCCAAGACACTATGATTGGTGGCTCTTTCGTTCGTGGAGTATCAGGAGGAGAGAGGAAAAGGGTTTGTATAGGCATTGAGATCATAATCAACccttcacttttgtttcttgacgAGCCAACCTCTGGCTTGGACTCTACCACTGCTTTGAGGATTGTTCAGGTGTTGCAAGACATAGCAGAG GCAGGGAAAACGGTGGTGACGACCATCCACCAGCCATCAAGTAGACTCTTCCACAAATTTGACAAGTTGATCCTCCTTGGGAAGGGGAGTTTGCTCTATTTTGGAAAAGCGTCGGAAGCAATGCCTTATTTTTCATCAATAGGATGCAATCCTCTACTTTCCATGAATCCAGCCGAGTTCTTGATAGACCTGGCCAACGGAAACATCATTGATATCTCCATACCATCCGAATTAGAGGACAGAGTGCAAATGGGGCATTCAGAGACTGAAATACAAAATGGGAAGCCATCTCCAGCAGTTGTGCATGAG TACTTAGTGGAGGCATATGAGACAAGAGTTGCAGAAAATGAGAAGAAGAAACTTATGGATCCCATTCCCCTTGATGAAGAAGTGAAGGCAAAGGTTTCTTCACCAAAGAGAGTATGGGGAGCAAGCTGGAGGCAACAATATTCCATATTATTCTGTAGAGGAATCAAAGAAAGGCGGCATGAATACCTTAGCTGGCTGAGAATCACCCAAGTCCTCGCTACAGCAACTATCTTGGGATTACTTTGGTGGCACTCAGATTGTGATAACCGCAACGACCTTCTAGATCAG GCAGGGCTGCTTTTCTTCATTTCTGTTTTTTGGGGATTTTTTCCCATCTTCACTGCAATTTTTGCCTTTCCTCAAGAGAGGGCAATGCTGAAGAAGGAACGTGCAGCTGATATGTACAGGCTAAGCGCATACTTCATAGCTAGGACTACCAGTGACCTTCCACTTGACCTGTTACTACCAACACTTTTCCTTCTGGTGGTCTACTTTATGACCAATTTGAGATTGAGTGCTGGACCCTTTTTCCTTACCATGCTAACAGTTTTCCTCTGCATCTTAGCAGCTCAG GGACTGGGACTAGCAATTGGGGCTATATTGATGGACATGAAGAAGGCCACAACTCTGGCTTCTGTAACAGTGATGACCTTCATGCTGGCTGGTGGATACTTTGTTAAG GAAGTTCCGGTTTTTGTATCTTGGATCCGCTATGTATCCTTCAACTACCACACTTACAAGCTCCTTCTTAAGGTGCAGTATGAACCCATCACGCCCTCTGTAAATGGGACAAGAATAGACAGTGGTGTAACAGAGGTTGGTGCACTGGTAGCAATGGTTTTTGGCTACCGTTTATTGGCATACCTTTCCTTGAGAAGGATGAGCTTGCAAGGATAA